In Lysinibacillus sp. FSL M8-0337, the following proteins share a genomic window:
- a CDS encoding sporulation protein YqfD — MWNNRPIIIRIKRHENVHPFIQALHAQQIPLKRVVFREQEVTFETHMGYLSKIRRIRSRYRLKMTVHYADEQQVFRAQLWTLLGLFIMILIPLLCAQVVWRVDIEAATPELQQQIERTFQETFRLETPMTKKVLPSDAVIRQSLLEKHRDLAWVHIEKHGGRVILRPQESPKKTELTTEKLATHLVATKSGVITNFNIQHGERKISVNDTAYDGDVLVSGVIESGDDHVFVGAKGEVFADYWLECTFKIPTKLTLQSLQQKQWRVVVKGIHKEAVDYVQKKDLPNWLNPYVSIVEEQQTKTMEIKLDESKIDTLLMPLLHEKMLQSLPAKTVIKKENLLQAKWGNGTVEGKVLFLVNENIASPIKGPQGE; from the coding sequence ATGTGGAATAATCGACCGATCATCATACGTATAAAGCGTCATGAAAATGTTCATCCTTTTATTCAAGCATTGCATGCGCAACAAATACCATTAAAGCGTGTCGTCTTTCGGGAGCAAGAAGTGACATTTGAAACGCATATGGGGTACTTGTCTAAAATTCGCCGTATACGCAGTCGCTATCGGCTCAAAATGACTGTTCATTATGCAGATGAACAACAGGTTTTTCGAGCTCAACTTTGGACATTACTTGGTTTGTTTATCATGATTTTAATCCCTTTGCTATGTGCGCAAGTAGTTTGGCGCGTCGATATTGAAGCGGCTACACCAGAATTGCAGCAACAAATAGAGCGAACGTTTCAAGAAACTTTTAGGCTAGAAACACCTATGACGAAAAAAGTGTTACCGTCAGATGCAGTAATTCGGCAAAGTCTGTTAGAAAAGCATCGAGATTTAGCTTGGGTGCATATTGAAAAACACGGTGGTCGAGTTATTTTAAGACCACAGGAATCGCCTAAAAAAACGGAGCTGACAACAGAAAAACTTGCTACCCATTTAGTTGCTACGAAAAGTGGGGTTATTACAAACTTTAATATTCAACACGGCGAACGGAAAATTTCTGTTAATGATACAGCGTATGATGGGGACGTCCTAGTTAGTGGTGTCATTGAAAGTGGGGATGATCATGTTTTTGTCGGGGCAAAGGGAGAGGTATTTGCCGACTACTGGCTTGAATGCACATTTAAAATACCAACAAAGCTAACACTTCAATCTTTGCAGCAAAAGCAATGGCGTGTCGTGGTGAAAGGTATTCATAAAGAAGCGGTTGATTATGTACAAAAGAAAGACTTACCAAATTGGCTAAATCCTTATGTTTCCATTGTGGAGGAACAGCAAACAAAAACGATGGAAATTAAATTAGATGAATCTAAAATAGACACGTTGTTAATGCCACTACTTCATGAAAAGATGTTGCAATCCCTTCCTGCAAAAACAGTTATTAAGAAAGAAAACCTTTTACAGGCGAAGTGGGGGAATGGTACAGTTGAAGGGAAAGTTCTATTTTTAGTCAATGAAAACATTGCAAGTCCAATAAAAGGGCCACAAGGAGAATGA
- the floA gene encoding flotillin-like protein FloA (flotillin-like protein involved in membrane lipid rafts), giving the protein MGFDLALMGPIVGLVLLFIVVAVFFTFVPVALWISALAAGVRVSIFTLIGMRLRRVIPSRIVNPLIKAHKAGLPVTINQLESHYLAGGNVDRVVNALIAAHRANIELTFERCAAIDLAGRDVLEAVQMSVNPKVIETPFIAGVAMNGIEVKAKARITVRANIERLVGGAGEETVIARVGEGIVSTIGSATSHTTVLENPDMISQTVLSKGLDSGTAFEILSIDIADVDIGKNIGAELQIEQAQADKNIAQAKAEERRAMAVANEQEMIARVQEMKAKVVEAEAEVPQAMAEALRSGNLGIMDYMNYRNIQADTAMRDSISKVSLDKSEPNEPNV; this is encoded by the coding sequence ATGGGATTTGATTTAGCTCTAATGGGTCCAATTGTCGGGCTAGTCTTATTATTTATTGTAGTCGCGGTATTCTTTACTTTTGTACCAGTGGCGCTGTGGATTTCTGCTCTTGCAGCAGGTGTCCGCGTTAGTATTTTCACATTAATCGGAATGCGCTTACGTCGTGTCATTCCATCGCGTATCGTCAATCCGTTAATTAAAGCCCACAAAGCTGGCTTACCAGTAACTATTAATCAGTTAGAAAGTCACTATTTAGCAGGTGGTAATGTAGACCGTGTCGTAAATGCACTAATTGCTGCTCACCGTGCGAATATTGAACTAACATTTGAACGTTGTGCTGCGATTGATCTTGCGGGACGTGATGTATTAGAAGCGGTACAAATGTCGGTTAACCCAAAAGTAATTGAAACACCATTTATTGCAGGTGTTGCAATGAACGGGATTGAAGTAAAAGCGAAAGCACGTATTACTGTGCGTGCTAACATCGAACGTTTAGTCGGTGGTGCAGGTGAAGAAACAGTTATTGCCCGTGTAGGTGAAGGGATCGTTTCTACAATCGGTAGTGCAACAAGCCATACAACAGTCCTTGAAAATCCGGATATGATTTCACAAACCGTGTTATCTAAAGGCTTAGACTCGGGAACAGCATTTGAAATCCTATCCATTGATATTGCGGATGTTGATATCGGCAAAAATATCGGTGCGGAATTACAGATTGAACAAGCGCAGGCGGATAAAAACATCGCCCAAGCGAAAGCAGAAGAACGCCGTGCAATGGCCGTTGCAAATGAGCAAGAAATGATTGCACGCGTTCAAGAAATGAAAGCGAAAGTAGTGGAGGCAGAAGCAGAAGTTCCGCAAGCGATGGCAGAAGCTTTACGCTCTGGTAATCTTGGTATTATGGATTACATGAATTATCGTAACATTCAAGCGGATACAGCTATGCGTGACTCCATTTCAAAAGTAAGCCTAGATAAATCAGAACCAAATGAACCGAACGTATAA
- a CDS encoding nodulation protein NfeD: protein MTVLVAFPLTTAFASSKVYHVPIHDEVERGLHAFLERAFKEAEENYAEAIVLEIHTPGGFVNAASDIAMLMDATKIRTIAFINKDAHSAGAFLALHADEIYMVPNGTIGAAAVIDSVGNAADNKAHSAWLAQMQAAAETSERDPKYALAMADPKINLPEYRAGGDNLLTLSAAEAKKVGYSEGTVANFQELLAETGLKGSDIVPIEPTFAEKIARFITNPLIIPILLSVASLGLVMELYSPGFGVPGIMGLSALGLFFFGHMVAGFAGYETLLLFIAGLALVIAEFFVPGGIVGILGGVLIILSLLLAGANITQMIMAIVIALVVAIIGMVVLMKFFGKKMHVLNKLVLMDATTTEEGYVSNVNRTELLGKVGVTITPLRPAGTIRFVNERIDVVSEGGYVDVGKNVEVIKVEGSRIVVRQTEKEMEE from the coding sequence ATGACAGTTTTGGTAGCGTTTCCATTGACTACAGCTTTCGCGAGTAGCAAGGTTTACCACGTACCGATTCATGATGAAGTAGAACGTGGACTTCACGCATTTTTGGAACGAGCTTTTAAAGAGGCAGAAGAAAATTATGCAGAAGCGATTGTACTGGAGATACATACGCCGGGTGGATTTGTCAATGCAGCTAGTGACATCGCCATGCTTATGGATGCCACAAAAATTCGTACAATTGCTTTTATAAACAAAGATGCGCATTCCGCTGGTGCTTTTTTAGCCTTACATGCAGATGAAATATACATGGTACCAAATGGAACAATAGGCGCAGCGGCTGTCATCGATTCAGTGGGCAATGCAGCGGACAATAAAGCGCATAGTGCGTGGTTAGCACAAATGCAGGCAGCAGCCGAAACATCTGAACGTGACCCGAAATATGCATTAGCAATGGCTGATCCAAAGATTAATTTGCCAGAATATCGTGCTGGGGGAGATAATTTATTAACATTATCTGCTGCAGAAGCAAAAAAGGTCGGCTATTCTGAAGGAACAGTTGCTAACTTTCAAGAGCTTTTGGCGGAAACGGGGTTAAAAGGTAGTGATATTGTACCGATTGAGCCAACATTCGCTGAAAAAATTGCTCGTTTTATTACGAACCCGCTAATTATACCTATTTTGTTGTCCGTTGCTAGTTTAGGGCTTGTAATGGAGCTCTATTCGCCTGGATTTGGCGTTCCGGGTATAATGGGGTTGTCAGCTCTCGGATTATTTTTCTTCGGACATATGGTGGCAGGCTTTGCAGGATATGAAACATTGTTACTTTTCATCGCAGGGCTAGCCCTCGTCATCGCAGAATTTTTTGTCCCCGGAGGCATTGTTGGTATTTTAGGTGGTGTGCTTATAATACTTAGCTTGCTGCTAGCAGGTGCGAATATAACGCAAATGATTATGGCGATCGTTATTGCACTTGTAGTAGCCATAATAGGAATGGTGGTCCTGATGAAATTTTTCGGTAAAAAAATGCATGTTTTAAACAAGTTAGTGTTGATGGATGCAACAACGACGGAAGAAGGCTATGTGTCTAACGTTAATCGCACAGAGTTGTTAGGAAAAGTGGGGGTAACAATTACACCGCTTCGTCCAGCAGGGACAATTCGTTTTGTTAATGAGCGTATTGATGTAGTATCAGAAGGTGGCTACGTTGATGTAGGCAAGAATGTAGAAGTGATTAAAGTAGAAGGCTCACGCATTGTCGTGAGACAAACAGAAAAAGAGATGGAGGAATAA
- the rpsU gene encoding 30S ribosomal protein S21 has product MSKTVVRKNESLEDALRRFKRTVSKSGTIQEVRKREFYEKPSVKRKKKSEAARKRKW; this is encoded by the coding sequence ATGTCAAAAACTGTCGTTCGCAAAAACGAATCGCTTGAAGATGCTCTTCGCCGCTTCAAACGTACTGTATCAAAAAGTGGTACAATTCAAGAAGTTAGAAAGCGCGAGTTCTACGAAAAACCTAGCGTAAAACGTAAAAAGAAATCAGAAGCTGCACGTAAACGTAAGTGGTAA
- a CDS encoding TrkH family potassium uptake protein encodes MKKLIHYLSPPKILVLGFAIIIFIGACLLTLPIATENGNGLPFLNAVFTATSATCVTGLIVVDTGDTFTMFGEIVILALIQIGGLGFMTFATLFFLLLGKKISLKERLLLKEAFNNISMAGLVKLVKRILLFTALIELIGGLILSIRFSFDMPIGKAIYFGFFHSISNFNNAGFDLMGGFQGLTAYVADPFVVLTICALITIGGLGFIVMNELYEYRETKRLSVHSKIVLSATVILTVGSTLLIFLFEYTNSKTIGDLTGMGKILGSFYQAVTPRTAGSNTLPIGDLTHSTLFLTILLMFIGAGSGSTAGGIKITTFAVLAATLWAQIRGKEDVVLFRRRIVIETILKALTVAMCGMVIVVFVTIFLSITEQKHSFMMYLFEATSAFGTVGLSMGLTPELTPAGRIVIILTMFAGRLGPLTIAFAITKRRKPEAFHHPKGNIMIG; translated from the coding sequence ATGAAAAAATTGATACATTATTTAAGTCCACCAAAAATTCTTGTACTTGGTTTTGCCATTATTATTTTTATTGGGGCATGTTTGCTCACTTTGCCGATTGCTACAGAGAATGGAAATGGCCTACCTTTTTTAAATGCAGTATTTACTGCTACTTCCGCCACATGTGTAACCGGGTTAATTGTAGTTGATACAGGAGACACCTTTACAATGTTTGGTGAAATTGTTATTCTGGCTCTTATTCAAATCGGGGGCTTAGGATTTATGACTTTTGCAACATTATTTTTTTTGTTGTTAGGGAAGAAAATCTCTTTAAAAGAAAGGCTATTGTTAAAAGAAGCCTTTAATAATATTTCGATGGCTGGTCTTGTGAAATTGGTGAAAAGAATTTTGTTATTTACAGCACTTATTGAACTAATTGGAGGCCTTATCTTATCGATTCGTTTTTCATTTGATATGCCGATTGGTAAAGCCATTTACTTTGGTTTTTTCCACTCGATCTCGAACTTTAACAATGCTGGCTTCGACTTAATGGGAGGGTTCCAAGGTTTAACAGCGTATGTAGCTGACCCATTTGTTGTGTTAACCATTTGCGCGCTGATTACAATTGGTGGTTTAGGGTTTATCGTCATGAATGAGTTATATGAATATCGTGAAACAAAACGTCTTTCGGTCCATTCTAAAATTGTATTATCAGCCACAGTTATTTTAACAGTAGGTTCTACCCTTTTAATATTTTTATTTGAATATACCAATAGTAAAACAATTGGTGATTTAACGGGAATGGGTAAAATTTTGGGCTCTTTCTATCAGGCTGTTACACCAAGGACTGCTGGATCGAATACTTTACCTATCGGGGATTTGACTCACTCTACATTGTTTTTAACTATTTTATTGATGTTTATCGGAGCGGGGTCTGGTTCTACCGCTGGTGGGATTAAAATAACAACGTTTGCCGTTTTAGCTGCTACGCTTTGGGCGCAAATTAGAGGGAAGGAAGATGTCGTTTTATTTCGTCGTAGAATTGTGATTGAAACCATTTTAAAGGCATTAACCGTGGCAATGTGTGGGATGGTCATTGTGGTGTTTGTCACCATCTTTCTTAGCATTACCGAACAAAAACATAGTTTTATGATGTATTTGTTTGAGGCTACTTCTGCCTTTGGTACTGTTGGACTTTCCATGGGGCTAACTCCTGAGTTGACGCCTGCTGGTCGTATAGTCATTATTTTAACAATGTTTGCTGGTAGACTCGGTCCTCTAACGATTGCTTTTGCTATTACAAAACGACGAAAGCCAGAAGCTTTCCATCATCCAAAAGGAAATATAATGATTGGTTAA
- a CDS encoding TrkA family potassium uptake protein, with product MTINQYAIIGLGRFGVSVARRLHEAGQQVLGIDINEERVEDAELYVTHAVVADTTEEKALTSIGIGNFDCVIVAIGNDMQSSILTVSLLKELGIKKIIAKALGKRHGQVLDKVGADWIIYPERDMGERVANQLLSPNMLNYIELSKDYSIEEIMIPPKMANKNLRDLDLRAKYNVSVIAIVRGVDIIISPSPEQLIEQEDILVMIGHRKDIAQFSNIE from the coding sequence ATGACCATCAATCAATATGCCATCATCGGCTTAGGCAGATTCGGAGTAAGTGTGGCTAGAAGATTACACGAAGCTGGCCAACAGGTGCTTGGAATCGATATTAACGAGGAGCGGGTTGAAGATGCCGAGCTTTATGTAACACATGCAGTTGTTGCAGATACGACTGAAGAGAAGGCACTAACCTCCATCGGCATAGGAAATTTCGATTGTGTCATTGTTGCCATTGGTAACGATATGCAATCAAGTATTTTAACGGTTTCATTGCTAAAAGAACTGGGCATAAAAAAAATTATCGCTAAAGCGCTCGGTAAAAGACATGGGCAAGTATTAGATAAAGTAGGCGCAGATTGGATTATTTATCCTGAACGCGATATGGGTGAACGAGTAGCAAATCAGTTGCTCTCCCCTAATATGTTAAATTATATTGAGTTATCGAAAGACTATAGTATAGAAGAAATTATGATTCCTCCCAAAATGGCCAATAAAAATTTACGCGATTTAGATTTACGCGCTAAATACAATGTCAGTGTTATTGCCATTGTAAGAGGCGTAGATATCATTATCTCTCCATCTCCAGAACAATTAATTGAACAAGAAGATATTTTAGTCATGATTGGCCATCGTAAAGATATTGCGCAATTTTCCAATATTGAATAA